One Zeugodacus cucurbitae isolate PBARC_wt_2022May chromosome 3, idZeuCucr1.2, whole genome shotgun sequence genomic region harbors:
- the LOC105216846 gene encoding inhibitor of growth protein 5 isoform X2, with the protein MSSAIYLENYLDGLESLPTELERNFKLMRKLDDRAQTAMKSIDSRAKEFMHKLAANGGSSMTDEERKERLIDIQSLFGKAKEYSDDKVQLAIQTYELVDKQIRRLDNDLARFEGEIQEKASSTRSKSEEAVVKSRKKTKDAKTPGKRKRTGSSDEEARPNNTNVSTSGSGGGGSGGGQGSKKKRAKVNQEKETRKGGQKKNVDIEDSEKESCLTAATHPSDVLDMPVDPNEPTYCLCHQVSYGEMIGCDNPDCPIEWFHFACVGLTTKPKGKWFCPKCTQDRKKK; encoded by the exons atGTCTTcagcaatttatttagaaaattatctGGATG GATTAGAGTCATTGCCTACAGAGCTGGAACGGAACTTCAAACTTATGCGTAAATTAGATGATCGAGCTCAAACTGCTATGAAAAGCATCGATTCGAGGGCGAAAGAGTTCATGCATAAGCTTGCAGCCAATGGAGGCTCTTCTATGACAGATGAAGAACGCAAAGAGCGTCTAATAGATATACAATCACTATTCGGCAAAGCAAAAGAATACAGTGATGACAAAGTACAATTAgccatacaaacatatgaattGGTGGATAAACAAATTAGACGCCTTGACAACGATTTAGCGCGCTTTGAGGGCGAAATACAGGAGAAGGCATCATCAACGCGCAGCAAATCAGAAGAAGCTGTAGTAAAAA GTCGTAAGAAAACAAAGGACGCGAAAACGCCGGGAAAGCGTAAACGGACTGGCTCATCAGATGAGGAGGCTCGTCCAAATAACACCAATGTTTCAACAAGTGGTAGTGGTGGTGGAGGTAGTGGAGGCGGGCAAGGTAGCAAAAAGAAAAGGGCGAAGGTAAATCAAGAAAAAGAAACTCGCAAAGGGGGTCAAAAG aaaaatgtCGATATTGAGGACTCTGAAAAGGAGTCATGCCTAACTGCAGCAACACATCCAAGTGATGTACTGGATATGCCAGTGGATCCAAATGAACCTACTTATTGCTTGTGTCACCAAGTGTCCTACGGCGAAATGATTGGTTGTGACAACCCAGAt TGTCCAATTGAATGGTTCCACTTTGCCTGCGTGGGACTTACAACAAAACCGAAAGGAAAATGGTTTTGTCCGAAGTGTACACAAGAtaggaagaaaaaataa
- the LOC105216847 gene encoding stAR-related lipid transfer protein 7, mitochondrial has translation MFSRILINIKHRSNATLRSWSYQCESIVAQRSRRIQQLFTFYHRVYGSNGLQRLLRSYHKQFEPPLRGIMLSAVGAVGLNISTAIEAAGFNWDRERLSLKNFDLCRRDLEFLNELPKNELCSLCKDKHMKYCYCSVGNKKCKSSKDGQESMRNCRGPLRLKRDTVPIGNKLIETVSENLWEPYFCKDEFSVWRREEKSSMYSYKVYARFDDISAEDLLHVQTDLEYRRLWDETAIQLKMIEEDPRPNTNSHLIYWEMQWPKLFSNRDYVYCRRFVKDENLNVMMVCSRGTEHPKYPLYSNKVRVNDYWSLMVIKPYQTFNEPGVHYILTYFDDPGLPIPQNIKSWVTQKQMPEFLRKMYVATKQYSYKRTLEMQHIFSISNFHLQSSEYLANESRTSWFRKILRTREPGKEK, from the coding sequence atgtttagtcgtattttaataaacattaagCATCGATCAAATGCAACATTACGCTCATGGTCTTACCAATGCGAGTCGATAGTGGCTCAACGCTCACGTCGAATCCAACAACTTTTTACCTTCTACCATCGCGTTTATGGTTCAAACGGTCTGCAGCGATTACTACGATCTTATCACAAGCAATTTGAACCGCCTTTAAGAGGTATAATGCTAAGCGCTGTCGGAGCTGTTGGTTTAAATATCAGTACAGCTATTGAAGCGGCCGGATTCAATTGGGACAGAGAGCGCTTGAGCCTAAAAAATTTTGACCTTTGCCGAAGAGATcttgaatttttaaatgagttgCCAAAAAATGAACTATGTTCTCTTTGCAAGGATAAGCACATGAAATACTGTTATTGTTCAGTAGGAAACAAAAAGTGTAAGTCTTCGAAAGATGGGCAAGAGAGTATGCGCAACTGTCGAGGACCACTAAGATTAAAAAGAGATACTGTGCCTATaggaaataaattaatagaaacAGTTAGTGAAAATTTATGGGAACCATACTTTTGCAAAGATGAGTTCTCTGTTTGGAGGCGTGAGGAAAAGTCATCTATGTACTCCTATAAGGTATACGCCCGCTTTGATGATATTTCTGCCGAAGATCTTCTACATGTACAGACTGACTTAGAATATCGTCGATTATGGGATGAAACCGCGATCCAGTTGAAAATGATAGAAGAAGATCCACGGCCTAATACAAATTCTCATCTTATATACTGGGAAATGCAATGGCCGAAGCTTTTCTCCAATCGCGATTACGTCTACTGTCGTCGTTTTGTGAAAGACGAAAACCTCAATGTTATGATGGTGTGTAGTCGTGGTACGGAACATCCCAAATATCCCTTATATTCAAACAAAGTGAGGGTTAACGATTATTGGAGTTTGATGGTTATAAAACCCTATCAAACTTTTAATGAACCGGGAGTCcactacatacttacatatttcgATGATCCAGGTCTACCAAtcccacaaaatattaaatcatgggtaacacaaaaacaaatgcctGAATTTCTACGTAAGATGTATGTCGCAACAAAGCAGTACTCATATAAACGGACACTcgaaatgcaacacatttttaGTATATCAAACTTTCATTTACAAAGTAGCGAATACTTGGCGAACGAATCCAGAACGAGCtggtttagaaaaatattgcgtACCCGTGAACCAGGAAAGGAAAAATAA
- the LOC105216846 gene encoding inhibitor of growth protein 5 isoform X1 — translation MSSAIYLENYLDGLESLPTELERNFKLMRKLDDRAQTAMKSIDSRAKEFMHKLAANGGSSMTDEERKERLIDIQSLFGKAKEYSDDKVQLAIQTYELVDKQIRRLDNDLARFEGEIQEKASSTRSKSEEAVVKKGRKKTKDAKTPGKRKRTGSSDEEARPNNTNVSTSGSGGGGSGGGQGSKKKRAKVNQEKETRKGGQKKNVDIEDSEKESCLTAATHPSDVLDMPVDPNEPTYCLCHQVSYGEMIGCDNPDCPIEWFHFACVGLTTKPKGKWFCPKCTQDRKKK, via the exons atGTCTTcagcaatttatttagaaaattatctGGATG GATTAGAGTCATTGCCTACAGAGCTGGAACGGAACTTCAAACTTATGCGTAAATTAGATGATCGAGCTCAAACTGCTATGAAAAGCATCGATTCGAGGGCGAAAGAGTTCATGCATAAGCTTGCAGCCAATGGAGGCTCTTCTATGACAGATGAAGAACGCAAAGAGCGTCTAATAGATATACAATCACTATTCGGCAAAGCAAAAGAATACAGTGATGACAAAGTACAATTAgccatacaaacatatgaattGGTGGATAAACAAATTAGACGCCTTGACAACGATTTAGCGCGCTTTGAGGGCGAAATACAGGAGAAGGCATCATCAACGCGCAGCAAATCAGAAGAAGCTGTAGTAAAAA AAGGTCGTAAGAAAACAAAGGACGCGAAAACGCCGGGAAAGCGTAAACGGACTGGCTCATCAGATGAGGAGGCTCGTCCAAATAACACCAATGTTTCAACAAGTGGTAGTGGTGGTGGAGGTAGTGGAGGCGGGCAAGGTAGCAAAAAGAAAAGGGCGAAGGTAAATCAAGAAAAAGAAACTCGCAAAGGGGGTCAAAAG aaaaatgtCGATATTGAGGACTCTGAAAAGGAGTCATGCCTAACTGCAGCAACACATCCAAGTGATGTACTGGATATGCCAGTGGATCCAAATGAACCTACTTATTGCTTGTGTCACCAAGTGTCCTACGGCGAAATGATTGGTTGTGACAACCCAGAt TGTCCAATTGAATGGTTCCACTTTGCCTGCGTGGGACTTACAACAAAACCGAAAGGAAAATGGTTTTGTCCGAAGTGTACACAAGAtaggaagaaaaaataa
- the LOC105216846 gene encoding inhibitor of growth protein 5 isoform X3 yields MSSAIYLENYLDGLESLPTELERNFKLMRKLDDRAQTAMKSIDSRAKEFMHKLAANGGSSMTDEERKERLIDIQSLFGKAKEYSDDKVQLAIQTYELVDKQIRRLDNDLARFEGEIQEKASSTRSKSEEAVVKKGRKKTKDAKTPGKRKRTGSSDEEARPNNTNVSTSGSGGGGSGGGQGSKKKRAKKNVDIEDSEKESCLTAATHPSDVLDMPVDPNEPTYCLCHQVSYGEMIGCDNPDCPIEWFHFACVGLTTKPKGKWFCPKCTQDRKKK; encoded by the exons atGTCTTcagcaatttatttagaaaattatctGGATG GATTAGAGTCATTGCCTACAGAGCTGGAACGGAACTTCAAACTTATGCGTAAATTAGATGATCGAGCTCAAACTGCTATGAAAAGCATCGATTCGAGGGCGAAAGAGTTCATGCATAAGCTTGCAGCCAATGGAGGCTCTTCTATGACAGATGAAGAACGCAAAGAGCGTCTAATAGATATACAATCACTATTCGGCAAAGCAAAAGAATACAGTGATGACAAAGTACAATTAgccatacaaacatatgaattGGTGGATAAACAAATTAGACGCCTTGACAACGATTTAGCGCGCTTTGAGGGCGAAATACAGGAGAAGGCATCATCAACGCGCAGCAAATCAGAAGAAGCTGTAGTAAAAA AAGGTCGTAAGAAAACAAAGGACGCGAAAACGCCGGGAAAGCGTAAACGGACTGGCTCATCAGATGAGGAGGCTCGTCCAAATAACACCAATGTTTCAACAAGTGGTAGTGGTGGTGGAGGTAGTGGAGGCGGGCAAGGTAGCAAAAAGAAAAGGGCGAAG aaaaatgtCGATATTGAGGACTCTGAAAAGGAGTCATGCCTAACTGCAGCAACACATCCAAGTGATGTACTGGATATGCCAGTGGATCCAAATGAACCTACTTATTGCTTGTGTCACCAAGTGTCCTACGGCGAAATGATTGGTTGTGACAACCCAGAt TGTCCAATTGAATGGTTCCACTTTGCCTGCGTGGGACTTACAACAAAACCGAAAGGAAAATGGTTTTGTCCGAAGTGTACACAAGAtaggaagaaaaaataa